The genomic window TCCTCCCAGACTTTCACCGCTGTACCAAGATCCTGAAGAGGCCCGGCAAGGACTCGAGCCCCTGCGACTACTGCCGCAAGGTCTACCACTCCCTGTGGCCGCTCAGCTGGGTGAGGATGGGGGGGAAGGGGCGGGGCTGCGGAGGGGCGGGCCCAGGTTCTGGAGGGCCGCCTGCCTCAGTCCCTGCCTGCCTCCCCGTAGCTGCAGCGCTGGACGGACCAGATCCGGGAGGGGACGTTCCCCGGGAAGATCTGAGGGGCCCCCCGAAAAATCCTCGCAGCCGGCAGGCTTAACAAGAAGACTTTTATTAAAAAACCAGTTGCAAACTGCCCGTCACCCAGTGTCCGCAATCCCTGGGACCGGGGTGGGGAGGCCGAGGGCCCCGGCTGGCTGTGCTGGCCCCCGCTCCCCTCACTCCCCGGGAGGCACCGGAGCTATAGCACCATGAGAAAGATGAGGCGGGGCGGCCTCCCTGAGAGCCAGGGGGGGGCGGCTGCGggagccccctcccctccccctttatgGCTTTCCCCCTGGGGGGGGCGGGGTGCCACTGAGGCAGGAGGTAAAAGTCTAGAACCATCCTGAGGCTGAGGGAGGGATCCTTGCTGTCCCTCCCTGTTGGGTTGGGTCTCCAGCCACCGGGTGGCGGCCGCCCCTTGCTAAGGTTATCCCTGCCGCGTCAGACGTGCGGGCGGCCGCCGCccccatacccccccccccccaagagggcCCCGGGCAAGGGGAAGGAGGATCGGGCTCCCTGTGAAAGGATTGGGGATCCCGAGCACAGGGGGAGGAGCAGCACCCTGAAATCtagcctcccctccccactttccTGGGACGCCTGGCTCAAGCCTTCAGGGAACTAgctgggagagaaaggaagagaagcccTGAAAGTCTGGCCCCAAGAGCTGGGCCGTGGGCACCCTCGAACCCGGGACAGGGTGTCCTGCACAAGCCTGACagactgggggagggaggggggagttgagagagagagacggcCCTGAGCGGAAGGCCAGCTTGCGTGCCCAGGTCCCGGGCATGGGCTGCCTCCCTCCTAGGTAGCTGTGGAGGGCCAGCCTGCAGGAGGAGGAGGGCCGGGGGCACGCCGAGCGCCCCCCACTCCCCGCCAGGCTCACCTCTCACTGGTGCAGCAGTCGCACAGCTCTGCGCTGCCCGTAGAAGCAGGTGACCTCGTCCCCGGCTCCATGTCCCGcaggcatgatttgaactccaaaagggggaTCTCCgtcactccaggcctggccttcTGCCCACTGCACCGCCTAGCTGGCCCTCACATAGCAGCCCATTGAACCTTCTTGCCATTCCTCACACACAGCATTCTCCTGTCTCCTGCCCTGGCTGTCGCCTCTGCCTTCCATGCTGTCCCTCTGCAGCCCTGACTCTATAGCTCCCTGTTGCCCTCAAAGTTCAGCTCAAACACCCCCTCCTACAAGACAATCCCGGCTCCCAgggcctcctctcctctccccaagtGACTCTGGGCTCCTTTCTTTAAACTCTGCCTTAGAAGCAGTCGTGTGGAGCAGAGGAGGAAGGCGAGCTaagggagttcagtgacttgcccagggtctcccagccagtgtgtatctgagggcagatttgaacctagaacctgcTGTCTCTGGGCCCGAGTCTCCAtgcactgagccccccagctggcCCCAGTTCGTACTGATTTTGATGTGTTTTCCTGAGTCTGTCTCGTGTCCCCCTACTAGGCCAGAAGAGCATCGGAGCCAGGCGGGCGTCCTTGTTGTCTCAGGGCTGAGGGTGGTCCTGGTAGAGCAGAAGAGCCCAAAGTACCTGAACACAGGACTGGCCACGATGGGTGCCTCCCCAGTGGAGAAAATCAGGAGGAACCTGTAGACGCCACTCAGCCCCAGAGCAGGCTCTGAACATGTTTGGGGGCTCTTATCACAGTGAGGAGATCCAGCAACAGACCCATCACCACTCAAGGCTCTGCTGCTCAGCTCAGGCACAGAATGAAACCAAGCTGGCCTGGAGAAGCTCTTTACGGCTCCCCCGAACCTCCCGCTCCAACAAACTTCCCAGCCTCGGACCCGACTCTGCTTCCCTGGCTGGCCCGTGTCCTGGGGGGCTGCTTCTCAGGTCCCGCATTGGCTGTGCCAGGCCTTGGCAGGAAGATGCCCGGGAAGATGAGGACGAGCCCTGGCAGAGCGCCGCGGGCCATGATGTGCACAGAGGGCTGAGGAGAGCCGCCGAGAGTGACCCGGCCTTTCCCAGGACTCCCCCAATGGCCCGC from Monodelphis domestica isolate mMonDom1 chromosome 4, mMonDom1.pri, whole genome shotgun sequence includes these protein-coding regions:
- the LOC107650481 gene encoding cytochrome c oxidase subunit 6B2-like, translated to MSNHSTPPFDPRFPYQNLTRNCYQNFRDFHRCTKILKRPGKDSSPCDYCRKVYHSLWPLSWLQRWTDQIREGTFPGKI